A single region of the Thermoleophilum album genome encodes:
- a CDS encoding lipopolysaccharide biosynthesis protein — MKLIASGKNTDGVQRATAAPRLLHQGTVYLGTRAANGALALLHVWAVTRALGASEAGHFFMVWTAAWLLSVVVRFGTDGVAARALAEADVAGERPPSLLPLLLVGGSCGLVLLLPTVTLLGLPLTPPVVAATATLTALWATTGFTASVLKARGRADLSGVVQNVLWPAAPTVVALIAIATVSSWTVLAVATAAAAFAALVAAISLAWRALGSELLLALVARGTPRTRVRRDELGAAVLTTFAEVFVWLPVVIGAVIGLSSAAMAGLFAATRVAGVFSWGYQAVVATLVADLARSVAQRNSSLARRLLARGSLFGVGITLPPCLVGALFAERLLSLFDAAYTEWGTTLALLIAARLLDAAAGPQGEILLVGRRASVGATCVGSACLAGVALAALLEPAFGRDAVGAGALCTFVLANGSQAAYVWGWTRSWRAQPDETAVVAVDTPSSYARCAAIR, encoded by the coding sequence GTGAAACTGATCGCCAGCGGGAAAAACACCGATGGCGTTCAGCGTGCTACTGCGGCACCCCGTTTGTTGCATCAGGGCACCGTCTACCTCGGCACGAGAGCTGCCAACGGAGCGCTCGCCCTGTTGCACGTGTGGGCGGTGACCCGCGCCCTCGGCGCTAGCGAAGCCGGCCACTTCTTTATGGTTTGGACGGCAGCGTGGCTGCTTAGCGTCGTCGTCCGTTTCGGTACGGATGGAGTCGCTGCGCGAGCGCTCGCCGAAGCTGATGTTGCAGGCGAGCGTCCACCTTCGCTTTTGCCCCTCCTGCTGGTTGGCGGAAGCTGCGGGCTCGTGTTGCTGCTGCCAACCGTCACGCTGCTCGGACTGCCTTTAACGCCCCCGGTCGTCGCCGCGACTGCAACGCTCACGGCGCTTTGGGCGACCACCGGGTTCACCGCGAGCGTGTTGAAGGCACGCGGTCGGGCAGACCTCTCGGGCGTGGTGCAGAACGTGCTCTGGCCAGCGGCGCCAACCGTCGTCGCCCTGATAGCTATCGCCACAGTCAGCTCTTGGACGGTGCTCGCCGTCGCCACAGCGGCTGCGGCCTTTGCCGCCCTTGTCGCTGCAATCTCGCTCGCGTGGCGCGCCCTAGGAAGCGAGCTGCTGCTAGCCCTTGTCGCCCGCGGCACACCGCGAACTCGGGTGCGCCGTGACGAGCTTGGCGCCGCCGTACTCACGACATTCGCCGAGGTCTTCGTCTGGCTGCCGGTGGTGATCGGCGCCGTCATCGGGTTGAGCAGCGCAGCGATGGCCGGCCTCTTCGCGGCTACGCGCGTCGCGGGAGTCTTCAGCTGGGGTTACCAGGCAGTCGTGGCGACCCTGGTCGCCGACCTCGCCCGCTCCGTAGCGCAGCGCAACAGCTCATTGGCGCGCCGGCTCCTCGCTCGGGGGTCACTCTTCGGCGTCGGCATCACCTTGCCACCTTGTCTCGTTGGCGCCCTCTTCGCCGAACGCTTGCTGTCGCTGTTCGATGCCGCCTACACCGAGTGGGGCACAACGCTCGCGCTGCTGATCGCCGCCCGCCTTCTCGATGCGGCGGCCGGGCCGCAAGGCGAGATCCTGCTGGTCGGCAGGCGCGCAAGCGTAGGTGCCACGTGTGTTGGGAGCGCTTGTCTCGCTGGCGTCGCGCTGGCGGCACTGCTCGAGCCAGCTTTCGGTCGCGACGCTGTCGGCGCGGGAGCACTCTGCACCTTCGTCCTCGCCAACGGCTCCCAGGCGGCGTACGTCTGGGGTTGGACACGGAGCTGGCGCGCACAGCCTGACGAGACCGCTGTGGTCGCAGTCGACACGCCCTCTTCATACGCACGATGTGCAGCGATTCGGTGA